Proteins encoded by one window of Candidatus Binatia bacterium:
- a CDS encoding 30S ribosomal protein S1, whose protein sequence is MTDITSPGGTNNMEQQQNAAATAGDNDFGALFEQSLQAVRPGEVVRGRVVKVARDAVTVDIGFKSEGVINIDEFMDRDGHVLVAEGDEIDVFFDGTDTEHGGVQLSRAKAEQLKVWREIEQAFQRDGAVEGTIVGKVKGGLKVDVGVPAFLPGSHADLRPPRNLDRYVGQRGRFAILKFNRARGNVVVSRRAVLEREREALKEETLKVLEEGVILEGVVKNITEYGAFVDLGGIDGLLHVTDMSWGRVAKPADIVKVAERVKVVVLKYDAERGRVSLGMKQIQPDPWSSVSERYPIGIRIHGKVVSLADYGAFVELEPGVEGLVHVSEMSWTKRVTHPSKVVEIGQEVDVLVLDVDPVNRRISLGLKQAAPNPWELLRIDHPVGSRVAGSVKHITEFGVFVGIEEGIDGLVHVSDLHWTRKVKHPSEIYKKGDPIEAVVLDIDVPNERVALGVKQLTEDPWASLSVRYPAGGRVRGKVTSVTDFGVFVEIEDGIEGLIHVSQLSNERVEKPQTLFQPGQEVEAEVSSIDTKERKIGLSIKALRRTEEREEMESYLQRERAGARFSFEDILGQELRLDRDEVARQTPGGEDAPPKKDD, encoded by the coding sequence ATGACTGACATCACATCCCCTGGGGGTACCAACAACATGGAACAGCAACAGAACGCCGCCGCCACCGCCGGCGACAATGACTTCGGCGCGCTTTTCGAGCAGAGCCTGCAGGCCGTACGTCCCGGCGAAGTAGTGCGCGGCCGCGTCGTCAAGGTGGCGCGCGACGCGGTAACGGTGGACATCGGATTCAAGTCCGAGGGCGTCATCAACATCGACGAGTTCATGGATCGGGACGGACACGTCCTGGTCGCCGAGGGCGACGAGATTGACGTCTTCTTCGACGGGACCGACACGGAGCACGGCGGGGTGCAGCTCTCGCGCGCCAAGGCCGAGCAACTCAAGGTGTGGCGGGAGATCGAGCAGGCATTCCAGCGCGACGGCGCCGTCGAGGGTACCATCGTCGGCAAGGTGAAAGGCGGTCTCAAGGTCGATGTGGGCGTTCCGGCTTTCCTGCCGGGTTCGCACGCCGACCTGCGGCCGCCACGCAACCTCGACCGGTACGTTGGCCAGCGGGGCCGCTTCGCCATCCTCAAGTTCAATCGGGCCCGCGGCAACGTCGTGGTGTCGCGCCGCGCCGTGCTGGAGCGCGAGCGCGAAGCTCTCAAGGAAGAAACGCTGAAGGTGCTCGAGGAAGGCGTCATCCTCGAGGGCGTGGTGAAGAACATTACCGAGTACGGGGCGTTCGTCGATCTCGGGGGCATCGACGGATTGCTGCACGTCACCGATATGTCCTGGGGGCGAGTCGCCAAGCCGGCGGACATTGTCAAGGTCGCCGAGCGCGTCAAGGTTGTGGTACTCAAGTACGACGCCGAACGCGGTCGCGTCTCGCTCGGCATGAAGCAGATCCAACCCGATCCGTGGTCGAGCGTCTCCGAGCGCTATCCCATCGGCATCCGCATCCACGGCAAGGTGGTCAGCCTCGCCGACTATGGCGCCTTCGTGGAACTCGAGCCGGGCGTCGAGGGGCTGGTGCACGTGTCGGAGATGTCGTGGACGAAACGTGTCACGCATCCCTCAAAGGTGGTCGAGATCGGCCAGGAGGTCGATGTGCTCGTCCTCGACGTCGATCCGGTCAATCGGCGCATCTCCCTCGGCCTGAAGCAGGCGGCGCCCAATCCCTGGGAATTGCTCCGCATCGACCATCCGGTCGGCAGCCGTGTCGCGGGCAGCGTCAAGCACATCACCGAGTTCGGCGTCTTCGTCGGCATCGAGGAGGGCATCGACGGGTTGGTGCACGTCTCCGACCTGCACTGGACCCGCAAGGTCAAGCACCCTTCGGAGATCTACAAGAAGGGCGATCCGATCGAGGCGGTGGTGCTCGATATCGATGTGCCCAACGAGCGCGTTGCCCTGGGCGTCAAGCAACTGACCGAGGATCCCTGGGCGTCGCTGTCGGTGCGCTATCCCGCCGGCGGCCGGGTGCGCGGCAAGGTCACGAGCGTCACGGATTTCGGGGTGTTTGTCGAGATCGAGGATGGCATCGAGGGACTCATCCACGTCTCGCAGCTCAGCAACGAGCGCGTCGAGAAGCCGCAGACTCTCTTCCAGCCCGGTCAGGAGGTCGAAGCCGAAGTGTCGAGCATCGACACGAAGGAGCGCAAGATCGGCCTCAGCATCAAGGCGCTGCGCCGTACGGAAGAGCGTGAGGAGATGGAGTCTTATCTGCAGCGCGAACGTGCCGGGGCGCGTTTCTCCTTCGAGGATATCCTCGG
- the cmk gene encoding (d)CMP kinase, with amino-acid sequence MTAIVVAIDGPAGSGKSTVSRRLATALGYRYVDTGAMYRVIGVLAAEGGVPIGDVGGLAALCDRTEIEFVDAGDGGRVLANGRDLSRAIRTPAAAQQASRVSAVPAVRERLVAKQRTMGAGGGVVMEGRDIGTVVFPEAPVKVFLDASASERARRRAAELGDAGAAAVAAMAGEIAERDARDRGRAHSPLCPAADAVVVDTTEKSIEEVVCGLRDLVRRRIAALARQN; translated from the coding sequence GTGACGGCGATCGTCGTCGCGATCGATGGGCCGGCGGGGTCCGGCAAGAGCACGGTCAGCCGGCGACTGGCGACGGCGCTCGGGTATCGCTACGTGGATACCGGCGCGATGTACCGCGTCATCGGAGTGCTCGCGGCGGAGGGCGGTGTACCGATCGGCGACGTCGGTGGGTTGGCGGCTCTGTGCGATCGGACGGAGATCGAGTTCGTTGACGCGGGCGACGGCGGCAGAGTCCTCGCCAATGGCCGTGATCTCAGCCGGGCGATCCGAACCCCGGCGGCGGCGCAGCAGGCCTCGCGGGTTTCGGCCGTGCCGGCGGTGCGCGAGCGCCTGGTGGCGAAGCAGCGGACGATGGGGGCCGGTGGTGGGGTGGTGATGGAGGGACGCGACATCGGCACGGTCGTGTTTCCGGAGGCGCCCGTGAAGGTGTTCCTCGATGCGTCGGCCTCGGAGCGCGCCCGGCGGCGCGCGGCCGAACTCGGGGACGCCGGTGCCGCGGCCGTTGCCGCAATGGCCGGAGAGATTGCCGAGCGCGACGCGCGCGACCGTGGGCGCGCGCACTCGCCTTTGTGCCCGGCGGCCGACGCCGTCGTGGTCGACACCACGGAAAAATCTATCGAGGAGGTTGTCTGCGGGCTGCGCGATCTCGTTCGACGACGCATCGCGGCGCTTGCAAGGCAGAATTGA